A window of Ictidomys tridecemlineatus isolate mIctTri1 chromosome 15, mIctTri1.hap1, whole genome shotgun sequence contains these coding sequences:
- the LOC144371095 gene encoding vomeronasal type-1 receptor 4-like, giving the protein MLNDKMASSNLAIGMTFLSQTAVGILGNFSLLYYHLVLSCNECTLRSRDLILRHLTIANSLLILSRGIPQTMTAFGWKYFFSNFGCKLILYMQRVGKSVSIFITCLLSIFQNITISPMNSCWKDLKVKSPKYIGFSISLCWILYMAVNSIFPLYVFNKWSSENLTEKRDHGYCTSAVRDKILDSLYAALFVFPEVVFSVLMIWSSGSMVLLLYRHKQRVQHIHSIKVPPRSFPESTATQRILVLVGTFVTFHTLSSVLNLYIALFSNPVWWLVKTNDLISLCFPTVSPFILMSRESTISTLSRLCFV; this is encoded by the coding sequence ATGCTGAATGACAAAATGGCCTCCAGCAACCTGGCTATAGGCATGACATTCTTATCACAGACTGCTGTTGGAATTCTGGGAAATTTCTCTCTGCTTTATTACCATTTGGTTCTTTCCTGCAATGAGTGTACATTGAGGTCCAGAGATTTGATTCTCAGGCACCTGACCATAGCCAACTCCTTGTTGATTCTCAGTAGAGGAATTCCCCAGACAATGACAGCTTTTGGGTGGAAATATTTCTTCAGTAATTTTGGATGCAAACTCATCCTATACATGCAGCGAGTGGGCAAGagtgtttccattttcatcaccTGCCTCTTGAGCATCTTCCAGAACATCACCATCAGCCCCATGAACTCCTGTTGGAAGGATCTCAAAGTAAAATCTCCAAAGTACATTGGCTTCTCCATTTCCCTCTGCTGGATCCTGTATATGGCGGTAaattccatttttcctctctatGTATTTAACAAATGGAGTAGTGAAAATCTGACAGAGAAAAGAGATCATGGGTACTGTACTTCTGCAGTCCGAGATAAAATCTTAGACTCGTTATATGCAGCATTGTTTGTATTTCCTGAAGTTGTCTTTTCCGTGCTCATGATCTGGTCCAGTGGCTCCATGGTTCTCCTTCTGTACAGGCACAAGCAGAGGGTTCAGCACATTCACAGCATCAAAGTTCCCCCCAGATCTTTCCCTGAGTCCACAGCCACCCAGAGAATCCTTGTCCTGGTGGGAACCTTTGTGACTTTCCACACCCTCTCCTCTGTATTAAATTTGTATATTGCTCTATTTTCCAATCCGGTTTGGTGGTTGGTGAAAACCAATGACCTAATTTCACTATGTTTCCCCACTGTCAGCCCCTTTATTCTCATGAGCCGTGAGTCTACTATATCCACTTTATCCAGGCTCTGCTTTGTTTGA